A single window of Bordetella genomosp. 11 DNA harbors:
- the gyrB gene encoding DNA topoisomerase (ATP-hydrolyzing) subunit B gives MSDTPNTTPENSGYGADSIKMLKGLEAVRKRPGMYIGDTSDGTGLHHMVFEVVDNAIDEALAGYCDDIVVTIHTDNSISVTDNGRGIPTDIHKDDEFGRSAAEIVMTELHAGGKFDQNSYKVSGGLHGVGVSCVNALSEWLRLTIRRNGEVHEMEFRQGQRVNPLAVTGKTEKRGTEVRFLADPLIFNHIEYHYDILSKRLRELSFLNNGVKIRLVDQRQGKEENFAFSGGVKGFVEYINRSKTVLHPNVFSVSAESSAGGVPVTVDVAMQWNDSYSENVLCFTNNIPQRDGGTHMTGLRAAMTRVLNKYIADNELAKKAKVETSGDDMREGLTCVLSVKVPEPKFSSQTKDKLVSSEVRPAVEDAVGRTLETWLLEHPIDAKALCAKIVEAARAREAARKAREMTRRKSVLEGAGLPGKLADCQEKDPALCELYIVEGDSAGGSAKQGRDRKFQAVLPLRGKVLNVEKARFDRLIASEQIATLITALGTSIGPDFNVDKLRYHRLIIMTDADVDGAHIRTLLLTLLYRQMPELVARGYVYIAQPPLYKVKVGRDERYLKDDQEEAIFMLQLALKDAELIPAEGAEPISGEALAALARQYTLADAVIARASRMIDEASLSAMAEGIEINIDTAEAAAASAERLEKALFDPLAPHAVKVYAEVDPATEKQRVVVKRMRHGNARVSLIDATFIEGADYGVLSTAAKTFLGLIGAGAIIARGEGEKRKEAPVSDFREAMRWLRAEAERSVSKQRYKGLGEMNPEQLWETTMDPKVRRLLRVQIEDAIAADEVFTTLMGDEVEPRRAFIETHALSASNIDI, from the coding sequence TAACGGACAACGGCCGCGGCATCCCGACCGACATCCACAAGGACGACGAGTTCGGCCGCAGCGCGGCGGAAATCGTCATGACCGAGCTGCACGCGGGCGGCAAGTTCGACCAGAATTCGTACAAGGTATCGGGCGGCCTGCACGGCGTGGGCGTGTCCTGCGTGAACGCCCTGTCCGAATGGCTGCGCCTGACCATCCGCCGCAACGGCGAAGTGCACGAAATGGAGTTCCGCCAGGGCCAGCGCGTGAACCCGCTGGCCGTCACGGGCAAGACCGAAAAGCGCGGTACCGAGGTGCGCTTCCTGGCCGATCCGCTGATCTTCAACCACATCGAATACCACTACGACATCCTGTCCAAGCGTCTGCGCGAGCTGTCGTTCCTGAACAATGGCGTGAAGATCCGCCTGGTCGACCAGCGCCAGGGCAAGGAAGAAAACTTCGCCTTCTCCGGCGGCGTGAAGGGCTTTGTCGAGTACATCAACCGCAGCAAGACGGTCCTGCACCCCAATGTGTTTTCGGTCAGCGCGGAATCCAGCGCCGGCGGCGTGCCGGTCACGGTGGACGTGGCCATGCAGTGGAACGACAGCTATTCCGAGAACGTGCTGTGTTTCACCAACAATATTCCGCAGCGGGACGGCGGGACGCACATGACGGGCCTGCGCGCGGCGATGACCCGCGTGCTGAACAAGTACATCGCCGATAACGAACTGGCCAAGAAGGCCAAGGTCGAGACCTCCGGCGACGACATGCGCGAGGGGCTGACCTGCGTGCTGTCGGTGAAGGTACCCGAGCCCAAGTTCAGCAGCCAGACCAAGGACAAGCTGGTGTCCAGCGAAGTGCGGCCGGCCGTGGAAGACGCCGTCGGGCGCACGCTGGAAACCTGGCTGCTGGAGCATCCCATCGATGCCAAGGCGCTGTGCGCCAAGATCGTCGAGGCCGCCCGCGCGCGCGAAGCCGCGCGCAAGGCGCGCGAAATGACGCGCCGCAAGAGCGTGCTGGAAGGCGCCGGCCTGCCCGGCAAGCTGGCGGATTGCCAGGAGAAAGACCCCGCCCTGTGCGAGCTGTACATCGTCGAGGGCGATTCGGCCGGCGGTTCGGCCAAGCAGGGCCGCGACCGCAAGTTCCAGGCCGTGCTGCCGCTGCGGGGCAAGGTGCTGAACGTCGAGAAGGCGCGCTTCGACCGCCTGATCGCCAGCGAGCAGATCGCCACGCTGATCACCGCGCTGGGCACCAGCATCGGTCCCGACTTCAACGTCGACAAGCTGCGCTATCACCGCCTGATCATCATGACCGACGCGGACGTGGACGGCGCGCACATCCGCACGCTGTTGCTGACGCTGCTGTATCGCCAGATGCCGGAGCTGGTTGCGCGCGGCTACGTCTACATCGCGCAGCCGCCGCTGTACAAGGTCAAGGTCGGCCGCGACGAACGCTATCTGAAGGACGACCAGGAAGAAGCGATCTTCATGCTGCAACTGGCGTTGAAGGATGCCGAGCTGATTCCGGCCGAAGGCGCGGAGCCCATTTCCGGCGAAGCGCTGGCCGCGCTGGCGCGCCAATACACGCTGGCCGACGCCGTGATCGCGCGCGCGTCGCGCATGATCGACGAGGCTTCTTTGTCGGCCATGGCCGAAGGCATCGAGATCAATATCGACACGGCGGAAGCCGCTGCGGCCTCGGCCGAGCGGCTGGAAAAGGCTCTGTTCGATCCGCTGGCGCCGCATGCCGTCAAGGTCTACGCGGAAGTCGATCCGGCAACCGAAAAGCAGCGCGTGGTGGTAAAGCGCATGCGCCATGGCAACGCCCGTGTCAGCCTGATCGACGCAACCTTCATCGAAGGCGCCGATTACGGTGTGCTGTCGACGGCGGCCAAGACCTTCCTGGGCCTGATCGGCGCGGGCGCGATCATCGCGCGCGGCGAGGGCGAGAAGCGCAAGGAAGCGCCGGTGTCGGACTTCCGCGAGGCCATGCGCTGGCTACGTGCGGAAGCCGAACGCAGCGTGTCCAAGCAGCGCTACAAGGGCCTGGGCGAAATGAACCCGGAACAGCTGTGGGAAACCACCATGGACCCGAAGGTGCGCCGCCTGCTGCGCGTGCAGATCGAGGACGCCATCGCGGCCGACGAGGTCTTCACCACGCTGATGGGCGATGAAGTCGAACCGCGTCGGGCGTTCATCGAAACGCACGCGTTGTCGGCGAGCAATATCGACATCTGA
- a CDS encoding DUF4148 domain-containing protein, producing the protein MQAKTIVSALILSFAAIGAAQAANSEPDNVPFQGVYGQAANSVSRSQVLADLAQAREAGLTANADSDNAPFVAQADSGVTRAQVAAGIDHADTATSIAFGDTNNQPFEGA; encoded by the coding sequence ATGCAAGCCAAGACCATCGTTTCCGCTCTGATTCTTTCCTTCGCCGCGATCGGCGCCGCGCAAGCGGCCAATAGCGAGCCCGACAATGTGCCCTTCCAGGGCGTGTACGGGCAAGCGGCCAACAGCGTCAGCCGTTCGCAAGTGCTGGCCGATCTGGCCCAAGCCCGCGAAGCCGGCCTGACGGCGAATGCCGACAGCGACAACGCGCCGTTCGTGGCGCAAGCCGACAGCGGCGTGACGCGTGCGCAAGTGGCGGCCGGTATCGACCACGCCGACACCGCGACGAGCATCGCCTTCGGCGACACGAACAACCAGCCGTTCGAAGGTGCGTAA
- a CDS encoding SDR family NAD(P)-dependent oxidoreductase — MATISSSIYELAGPAPAPPSGQRLQGRVCLVVGGTSGIGRATALRMAAEGAAAVVVTGRREPLGRELAAEIGQMGTDGVFIAADATADAELAAAIVQVMQRFGRLDAVFNNAGYQERRAPLAEQTDEVYAQVFDTNVRAVFNAMRHEIPALLASGGGSIVNNTSVSGIRNPNPGLSIYGASKAAANALTRAAAMEYAPQGIRINAVAPGRVVTDMMLGSGIADMSAVKAGLPLRRMGHPEEVAAAVAWLMSAEASYVVGHILAADGGFLAG, encoded by the coding sequence ATGGCTACGATTTCATCCTCTATATACGAGCTCGCGGGACCGGCTCCGGCGCCGCCTTCCGGCCAGCGTCTACAGGGTCGGGTTTGCCTGGTCGTGGGGGGCACCAGCGGCATCGGGCGCGCTACGGCCTTGCGCATGGCGGCGGAAGGCGCGGCGGCGGTGGTCGTGACTGGCCGGCGCGAGCCGCTTGGGCGGGAACTGGCCGCCGAAATCGGCCAGATGGGGACGGACGGGGTGTTCATCGCCGCCGATGCGACGGCGGACGCGGAGCTCGCTGCCGCGATAGTGCAAGTGATGCAACGCTTCGGGCGCCTGGATGCGGTATTCAACAACGCCGGCTACCAGGAGCGGCGCGCGCCGCTGGCCGAGCAGACCGACGAGGTCTACGCCCAGGTGTTCGACACGAATGTCCGAGCCGTCTTCAATGCCATGCGCCATGAGATCCCGGCGCTTCTGGCCTCCGGCGGAGGCAGCATCGTCAACAATACGAGCGTCAGCGGGATACGCAACCCCAATCCCGGCCTGTCCATCTACGGTGCTTCCAAGGCAGCGGCGAACGCGCTGACGCGCGCGGCGGCCATGGAGTATGCGCCGCAAGGCATACGCATCAATGCCGTCGCACCCGGGCGGGTGGTGACGGATATGATGCTTGGCTCCGGCATCGCCGATATGAGCGCCGTGAAGGCCGGGCTGCCTTTGCGGCGCATGGGACATCCGGAGGAGGTCGCCGCCGCCGTGGCGTGGCTGATGTCGGCCGAGGCGAGTTATGTGGTGGGCCATATCCTGGCCGCGGATGGCGGATTCCTGGCGGGCTGA
- a CDS encoding LysR family transcriptional regulator, giving the protein MNKLPDLEGWAIFAKVAETGSFAKAAAEFSLSQATVSKTITRLETRMKTTLFHRTSRSMSLTESGYAALERAARILEEGEAVEAEVTEQSNILHGKIRLTAPMSFGVTHLAPMLPPFMQAHPDVGLEIEFNDKQVDLVSERFDLALRISNLVDSALLARRLCSVRILLVGAPGYFKRAGRPRHPRDLAQHTALQYMYARSGASWRFRHDTHGEFSQALPVQLNVNNAEALTPALRAGLGLALQPEFLVWEDLRSGALETAMDDWQVEGIALHIVTPPGRRRPARVQALIDYLAGRLNAEPWATNVQG; this is encoded by the coding sequence ATGAATAAGCTGCCGGATCTCGAGGGATGGGCGATCTTCGCCAAGGTCGCCGAGACAGGTTCATTCGCCAAGGCGGCGGCCGAATTTTCCTTATCGCAAGCCACGGTTTCCAAGACGATCACGCGCCTGGAAACCCGTATGAAAACGACCTTGTTCCATCGCACTTCGCGCAGCATGTCGCTGACCGAATCCGGCTATGCCGCGCTGGAGCGCGCCGCGCGCATCCTGGAAGAAGGCGAGGCCGTCGAAGCCGAGGTCACCGAACAATCGAACATCCTGCACGGAAAAATCAGGCTGACCGCGCCCATGTCGTTCGGCGTTACGCACCTGGCCCCGATGCTGCCGCCGTTCATGCAGGCCCATCCCGACGTGGGCCTGGAGATCGAGTTCAACGACAAGCAGGTGGACCTGGTCTCCGAACGCTTCGACCTTGCGCTGCGGATATCCAACCTTGTGGATTCCGCCCTGCTCGCGCGCCGCCTGTGCTCCGTGCGCATCCTGCTGGTAGGCGCGCCAGGCTACTTCAAGCGTGCGGGACGGCCCCGGCACCCCCGGGACCTGGCCCAGCACACCGCCTTGCAGTACATGTATGCCCGCAGCGGCGCCAGCTGGCGATTCCGGCATGACACGCACGGCGAGTTTTCCCAGGCCTTGCCGGTGCAGCTCAACGTGAACAACGCCGAGGCCCTGACGCCGGCATTGCGCGCCGGCCTGGGGCTCGCGCTGCAGCCGGAATTCCTGGTGTGGGAAGACTTGCGATCGGGCGCCCTGGAAACCGCCATGGACGATTGGCAGGTGGAGGGCATCGCCCTGCATATCGTCACGCCACCCGGGCGCAGGCGGCCCGCGCGGGTGCAGGCGCTGATCGATTATCTGGCCGGGCGCCTGAACGCGGAGCCCTGGGCTACCAACGTGCAGGGATGA
- a CDS encoding hydrolase: MSNKHLEVLTPQNSQIIFIDQQPQMAFGVQSIDRQTLKNNVVGLAKAARTFNIPTTITTVETDGFSGNTYPELLAVFPENKILERTSMNSWDDQNVRDALAANGRKKIVVAGLWTEVCNTTFALCAMLEGDYEIYMVADASGGTSLDAHKYAMDRMVQAGVVPVTWQQVMLEWQRDWARQETYDAVTSIAKEHSGAYGMGIDYAVTHVHKLAERVKHGERIGPNPAK, from the coding sequence ATGTCGAACAAACACCTCGAAGTCCTGACCCCCCAGAACAGCCAGATCATCTTCATCGACCAGCAACCGCAGATGGCCTTCGGCGTTCAATCGATCGATCGCCAGACGTTGAAGAACAATGTGGTGGGCCTGGCAAAAGCCGCGCGCACGTTCAATATCCCGACCACCATCACGACCGTGGAGACCGACGGTTTTTCGGGCAACACCTATCCGGAACTGCTGGCCGTCTTCCCGGAGAACAAGATCCTGGAGCGCACGTCGATGAACTCCTGGGACGACCAGAATGTGCGCGACGCACTGGCCGCGAACGGCCGCAAGAAGATCGTCGTCGCCGGTTTGTGGACCGAAGTCTGCAACACCACCTTCGCCCTGTGCGCGATGCTGGAAGGCGACTACGAGATCTACATGGTGGCCGATGCCTCCGGCGGTACCTCGCTGGACGCCCACAAGTACGCCATGGACCGCATGGTGCAGGCCGGCGTGGTGCCGGTGACCTGGCAGCAGGTCATGCTGGAATGGCAGCGCGATTGGGCCCGCCAGGAAACCTATGACGCCGTGACGTCCATCGCCAAGGAGCACTCGGGTGCCTATGGCATGGGCATCGATTACGCCGTCACGCATGTTCATAAGCTGGCCGAGCGCGTCAAGCATGGCGAACGCATCGGCCCCAATCCCGCCAAATAA